Proteins from a single region of Plasmodium brasilianum strain Bolivian I chromosome 13, whole genome shotgun sequence:
- a CDS encoding protein archease, producing the protein MSDFMKKDIISLPQRNRRRISARYSSDEDYSDDANESNNEGSDDMEKDREKLYGITLEKIYKYEYLDHTADIILHSYGNNLMECFESICISMFNYMCNLNKVELKIRKKVIVHGDNLDDLLFKFLNEFHFLYGSEYFICKRIDILTFDTKTFFIKAVGYGETFSSFKHEGGTEIKAITKHELKIISNEEGECEIFVLVDI; encoded by the coding sequence ATGAGCGACTTTATGAAGAAGGATATTATTTCACTACCACAGCGAAATAGGAGACGAATCAGTGCAAGATATTCAAGTGATGAAGATTACTCAGATGATGCTAATGAAAGTAACAATGAAGGTAGTGACGATATGGAAAAGGATCGAGAAAAACTGTATGGCATCACATTAGAAAAGATTTACAAATACGAATACCTTGATCACACAGcagatataattttacatagTTATGGAAACAATTTAATGGAGTGTTTTGAGTCTATATGTATTTCCatgtttaattatatgtgtaatttaaataaagtggaattaaaaataagaaaaaaagtaattgtACATGGTGATAATTTAGAtgatttactttttaaatttttaaatgaatttcattttttatatggaagcgaatattttatttgtaaaaggATTGATATACTTACTTTTGATACTAagactttttttataaaagcaGTTGGATATGGGGAAACATTCTCTTCATTCAAACATGAAGGTGGTACAGAAATAAAAGCAATAACAAAACATGaattgaaaattatttcaaatgAGGAAGGTGAGTGcgaaatttttgttttagtCGACATTTAA
- a CDS encoding ribosomal protein L15 — protein sequence MRRILLLLLCAMFIKGYVINENKGKYFNLMGRNVMKEKHKKTLTKDKKNVVHIFKEEEVEEKYNTIDTINSLLGKVKRQFNINFDLEEEKLARERRKRERNWDQNSRGSSNDSSGDGSNGNGRNERKELESIFGSMLDGSFKIGRANTMFKELKEEKKLVDRKYKALINRKLKLRKNQFKKLEEDLKNGTFKSSYNDEQRNFLQKVLKEMEEAIYPIMKEIEKIEKNQHLIYDEKNELLVKLRENINEKINEINLKYQEEAIKLGIKKIMDAHYEQTKTPLVWDLTQMDWPKAVYPLIDNMKLKADIYWKSTVVGGNREENEYFITPFNIPGLGEKKKKRKGRGVGSKRGGSSGRGMKGQKSRSGGSIPIGFEGGQTPLYRKLPKFVSAPLGPGHRFNRYEYELIPLNLINLAYTRSGEKKHLEIDWNVIDKLGLKIGKYKRKHPIKVVGCNLKKFKMKHGFDFKYYAKDVLVKAHAYTVKAAREIIKQGGRCLLLKKNTHDIVYSEYNPDDENFNRIPRRIVFSGKPSKYERKLYWLKNVKNVKKNIDQDKNG from the coding sequence atgagacgcatattactgttattattgtgTGCTATGTTTATAAAGGGCTAtgtaataaatgaaaacaaaggaaaatatttcaaCTTGATGGGTAGGAATGTAATGAAAGAAAAGCATAAGAAGACGCTTACAAAAGATAAGAAGAACgtagtacatatatttaaagagGAGGAAgtagaagaaaaatacaacACCATAGATACAATCAACAGTTTGTTAGGTAAAGTAAAAAGACAATTTAACATAAATTTCGAtttagaagaagaaaaattggCAAGAGAGAGAAGGAAAAGAGAGCGTAACTGGGATCAGAACAGCAGGGGAAGCAGTAATGACAGTAGTGGAGATGGTAGCAATGGCAATGGTAGAAACGAGAGGAAAGAACTGGAGAGTATTTTTGGGAGCATGCTTGACGGAAGCTTCAAGATAGGTCGAGCCAATACCATgtttaaagaattaaaagaagaaaaaaaattggtagATAGAAAATACAAAGCattaataaatagaaaattaaaattaagaaaaaatcagTTTAAAAAGTTAGAGGAAGATTTAAAGAATGGCACATTTAAATCCTCATATAATGATGAACAGAGAAACTTTTTACAAAAAGTTTTGAAGGAAATGGAGGAAGCAATATATCCTATAatgaaagaaatagaaaaaatagaaaaaaatcaacatttaatatatgatgaaaaaaatgagctTTTAGTAAAACTGagagaaaatattaatgaaaaaattaatgaaataaatttaaaatatcaagAAGAAGCTATTAAAttaggaataaaaaaaattatggatGCACATTATGAACAAACCAAAACACCCTTAGTTTGGGATTTGACACAAATGGATTGGCCTAAGGCTGTTTATCCATTAATAGATAATATGAAACTAAAAGCTGATATATATTGGAAATCAACAGTAGTTGGTGGAAATAGagaagaaaatgaatatttcatTACTCCATTTAATATTCCAGGTCTaggagagaaaaaaaaaaaaagaaaaggaagaggTGTAGGTAGTAAAAGAGGAGGATCATCAGGAAGAGGAATGAAAGGACAGAAAAGTAGAAGTGGTGGTTCTATACCCATTGGTTTTGAAGGAGGACAAACACcattatatagaaaattacCAAAATTTGTTTCTGCTCCACTTGGACCTGGTCATAGATTTAACAGATATGAATATGAATTAATTCCactaaatttaattaatttagcTTATACAAGAAGTGGGGAAAAAAAGCATCTTGAAATTGATTGGAATGTAATAGACAAACTAGGGTTAAAAATAGGAAAGTATAAAAGAAAGCATCCAATAAAAGTTGTTGgctgtaatttaaaaaaatttaaaatgaaacatGGTTTTGATTTCAAATATTATGCAAAAGATGTTTTGGTGAAAGCTCATGCATATACCGTTAAGGCTGCTagagaaattataaaacagGGAGGAAGATGtttattgttaaaaaagaatacgcATGATATAGTCTATTCAGAATATAATCCAGatgatgaaaattttaacagAATTCCTAGAAGAATTGTTTTTTCAGGAAAACCGTCCaaatatgaaagaaaattatattggctgaaaaatgtgaaaaatgtgaaaaagaACATAGACCAGGATAAAAACGGCTGA
- a CDS encoding AP2 domain transcription factor AP2-O3 — MNNHFENFDELLKELDLQNYVSFVKKCFKNGVKKNEESICSQDLRNLAKCLPRVSGVWYDLHKNSWEARWSEGTKSARKYYSVQKFGFHEARKLAIKTIKTKEINYIYNSINEDFNKPLKWNLNNEFLEMNHDPTINLKKKCRAKNCKIKEIKVKKDGNNNINKKVKNEKKSSQTKNMKKSNQSVINSAKSENYQIENYDSFDNEAENGEITKMKINITCAGKKEEHAQNQCNKNVENGTLKKNNTNDTYKMSKLGLNNISKELNCCIEELNICTKGNISKENNMVSVLITKNNRNTFEGKRDILNCSGEILHTNENYIENDNNDHNNGNNINDMNDGNINDINDDNNNDINDGNINDINDDNNNDINDDNNNDINDDNNNDINDDNNNDSNDSNDSNDSNDSNDSNDSNNNNNAPLNKENSRMSKESRYRIINKYSCGSNGININTTSIYNTTVHPNSYNNSSSSSNNDERAKKNSNNNINSQFCCTKEDTCTVYNKNYICKKLQNCNIENNETSMMKFPCDKILSYMLQHNKPISKNNIYNNKIDILKINIKQSKNNSHDEEIWPSKKKASKKKINTNSNNACINSNSQHTKKIKTYNSDHSLAKNGDVDENKECKQDLENDRENISFLVNDLPQKEVCDYGSDCNKNSNTHSNTHSNTHSNTHSSTNSNTNSNTNSNNRYNNKDDNNSNSENGDCTSDKHSAPLNREGYRSSEKIVYNCGKSLNNSSKKTAHLKKDSPKENLSCSNSCDSNTWNKKKEKKKYCTELNVKDSLQSDTLSIFKNATNLLLNDLKYKCIPHFDKQFLNILEIIDNHMNYVNSTFNENFLITYVHLFDTCVSNNILPSQMDQKIQKVFCNALIAFHILLFNFQKEKKN, encoded by the coding sequence GGGAAGCTAGATGGTCAGAAGGAACTAAATCTgcaagaaaatattattctgttCAGAAATTTGGTTTTCATGAAGCAAGGAAGTTAGctataaaaacaattaagacaaaagaaattaattatatatataatagtataaatGAAGATTTTAATAAACCTCTGAAGTggaatttaaataatgaatttttaGAAATGAATCATGACCCAACtataaacttaaaaaagaaatgtagagcgaaaaattgtaaaataaaagaaatcaaagttaaaaaagatggtaataacaatattaataaaaaagtgaaaaatgaGAAGAAAAGTAGTCAAACgaagaatatgaaaaagagTAATCAATCAGTTATTAATTCTGCAAAAAGTGAAAATTACCAAATAGAAAATTACGACAGTTTTGATAATGAAGCAGAAAATGGGGAAAtcacaaaaatgaaaattaatattacatgtgcaggtaaaaaagaagaacatGCGCAAAATCAATGTAACAAAAATGTTGAAAATGGAAcattaaagaaaaacaatACCAATGATACATACAAAATGAGCAAACTCGGTTTGAACAATATTTCAAAAGAATTAAACTGCTGTATAgaagaattaaatatttgcacaaaaggaaatatttccaaagaaaataatatggtAAGTGTTCTTatcacaaaaaataataggaaTACATTCGAGGGGAAAAGGGATATCCTGAACTGTTCAGGAGAAATATTGCACACAAATGAAAATTACAtagaaaatgataataatgatcaCAATAATGGTAACAATATTAATGATATGAATGATGGcaatattaatgatattaatgatgataataataatgatattaatgatggcaatattaatgatattaatgatgataataataatgatattaatgatgataataataatgatattaatgatgataataataatgatattaatgatgataataataatgatagtaatgatagtaatgatagtaatgatagtaatgatagtaatgatagtaatgatagtaataataataataacgcTCCtcttaataaagaaaatagtCGTATGTCAAAGGAAAGTAGGTATCGGATCATCAACAAGTATAGTTGTGGTTCAAATGGCATTAATATTAACACAACTAGCATTTATAATACGACGGTTCATCCGaatagttataataatagcagtagtagtagtaataatgatGAGCGTGCAAAAAagaacagtaataataatataaatagcCAATTTTGCTGCACAAAGGAAGACACATGCActgtttataataaaaattatatttgtaaaaaattacaaaattgcaatatagaaaataatgaaacaaGTATGATGAAATTCCCATgtgataaaattttaagttaTATGCTACAACACAATAAACCAATTtcgaaaaataatatatataataataaaatagatatattaaaaattaatataaaacaatcaaaaaataattctcaTGATGAAGAAATATGGCCATCTAAGAAAAAagcatcaaaaaaaaaaataaacacaaaTAGTAACAATGCATGTATAAATAGTAATTCCCAACAtacaaaaaagataaaaactTATAATTCTGACCATTCTTTAGCTAAAAATGGGGATgtagatgaaaataaagagTGCAAACAGGATCTTGAAAATGATAGAGAAAATATCTCATTTCTGGTTAACGATCTACCTCAAAAGGAAGTTTGTGACTATGGTAGTGATTGTAATAAGAACAGCAATACGCACAGCAATACGCACAGCAATACGCACAGCAATACGCACAGCAGTACGAACAGTAATACGAACAGTAATACGAACAGTAATAATAGATATAACAACAAAGATGacaataacagtaacagcGAAAATGGTGACTGCACAAGTGACAAGCATAGTGCACCGCTTAATAGGGAAGGTTACAGGTCCAgtgaaaaaattgtatataattGTGGGAAAAGTTTAAATAATAGTTCAAAAAAAACAGCTCACTTGAAGAAAGATTCACCAAAGGAAAACCTCAGTTGTAGTAACTCATGTGATAGTAATAcatggaataaaaaaaaagaaaaaaagaaatattgtACAGAATTAAATGTAAAGGACTCATTACAATCTGATACtttaagtatttttaaaaatgcaaCTAATTTACTCCTAAATgatttgaaatataaatgcataccACATTTCGATAAgcaatttttgaatattttggAAATTATTGATAATCACATGAATTATGTGAATTCtacatttaatgaaaattttttaataacatatgtacatttgttTGATACTTGTGTATCTAACAATATTTTACCGAGCCAAATGGATCAAAAGATACAAAAGGTTTTTTGTAATGCGTTAATTGCATTTCATattctattatttaattttcagaaggaaaaaaaaaattaa